In uncultured Cohaesibacter sp., a genomic segment contains:
- a CDS encoding LPD38 domain-containing protein: MPSQQMTNPYDNIDAGKDPQALPNPYDQFDKGPDLVDRFFLNMEAQNRTGTIQGALQDTARRADRKLFDSRYQALPEWHGMLEGSAALLGQIAGGIWDNENSVPVLENFIPVGVGAKAVGLAGRSMTSIGARVFAGATDAAITNAVADAAIQEIEKNAGFRDQFDTKQWLASTAIGTVAGGVMGPISHRTASPGSQVVDSIHEATKPAPVDPADTFVRPTIDAGHISVTPDTPKMDVTLPEGVKLDFGEAETPSVAKRALMDSESPNDPIALGDRYFPQQRETVAPSETQSMAMNPNAEPLWKNNGTWKETDPDISGVGKLGPVLKPDSYKDNWIGLVDRLKLMNAGEAPEAISHPEIGPIDVIWGDYDPTSQKGLGLKKIVEKHPEVINDLPDIVRSASIITKTDNRIRLASNNRLVVVRLDFDGEAKTWLMTAFEKKDRHIKGSTERLDSRQADAHSSSALPADQRIPEKEVSNKESRRPTDTMARSGDRQVDTSSTSSTNQNMDLEAPEGKLETDLAETIKTQDEEVQPFLSKMRSEMRGDLHRPESGIRPEEAVAVHEKSFNRIKDLTDRLAKTTGVVGVRQKVLKWPGGRSMMNVWGTFHTSTGIIRMRVRDDFKVFAHEVGHHLDKKLGKEFSDLMRLHAIEIEPLKYPGTPVGHELSEGFAEFFRLYMTNPNYVAQEAPRFTKAFTRYLQKNEPDMLKELVALQDAFYEWHRLPSDEAIKRTIVSSKQKPLVGKLLDEVREYGLGNTIADYLHDAYFHMLDARHPIYRLEEALVRAFNDNTGRAIDLKAIDSPYKLARMAEGARSGAHMDILYGVHGYHSLIPGSASLRDAIIKAMGGTSVFSKWNDGRMAGFAAYLKARRILFEWERFENGKIPNEPDKISKGDCQTAISHYEQEFPEFMEAADMVYEWGKASWKLKLDAGLITPEQYRAGLKIRDYVPMKRVMDYPGDVSPKGTNAKGPRGMDARQIDRFVGSMRDTINPLEAMIADMYETRIAIAQNDMIKALDRLAIQAGDNTGAIVERVPAHEMKLLLKTNPVEDMTRGMRQVGYGEPEIQSIRDIFEGTSLEDVQIKHFRPQVTTEKGNVLTFRDGGTLRAIRIADGKKGDQVMKTFLHMQGSERNFWVSMLAFPSRVLRVGVTSAPEFILANIVRDQTMAAIFYGKPFQRVSATASGMRDEFLSRDAARMYNQMGGIMGGENVAALRDSAMKHDLDALRKKGYVAQYLGTKNPIELTKGLMGLTEVSETATRIGLFRSFYDEAKGRGLADYEAAFEAAWRARDHIDFDRHGFQMVGLSRIIPFLNASLQGLDKSVRQMVTPLAKKAMGQILTAEEERALPQAAWAWARLSALITAGTALHALMRQHDEYHELNETTRATHWMVKSGNKWTAIPKPFELAVFLNIGEATWDAVIGQDPTAFERWQAGALQATLPPNLLESNPLLRTYFERKSNKDFFSGADIIPQELQGLEPYLQQTAATSSLSKLLGETLGWSPILADKILVNFGGGLGRSLLSISDLASDKPEQSADNWPFLRRFIKSASKGSRSANKFWEKVSSTTGTWEAASRSYDAIPEGPERENYLASLTEEQRVYIAAKHMEGKASQAKKLHPLDRARRAILAISKLRKDLVDDTVTGAEGDISGLPSIDRGAMVDILASIQVEEARNALVMLNEPGWEKRGIADIESHYRELEALNPKILSVLADRYATAGVVPFETVEKAWPDYRKRLLEDGSAAPMGDFVAMSKHERELNGQRIKRKRKALVPGAED; encoded by the coding sequence ATGCCCTCTCAGCAAATGACAAATCCATATGACAACATAGATGCAGGAAAAGATCCTCAGGCTCTCCCAAATCCGTATGATCAATTCGACAAGGGCCCCGACCTAGTAGATCGATTTTTTCTCAATATGGAAGCGCAAAATAGAACGGGCACAATTCAAGGCGCGTTGCAGGACACTGCGAGAAGAGCGGATCGGAAGCTGTTTGACAGCCGATATCAGGCGCTACCTGAATGGCATGGAATGCTGGAAGGCAGTGCGGCGCTTCTCGGTCAGATTGCTGGTGGGATATGGGATAATGAAAATAGTGTCCCAGTTTTGGAAAACTTCATTCCTGTTGGCGTCGGAGCCAAAGCTGTAGGTTTAGCCGGTCGTTCTATGACGTCAATCGGAGCACGTGTCTTTGCTGGTGCAACTGATGCTGCTATTACGAATGCCGTAGCTGACGCTGCTATTCAGGAAATAGAAAAGAATGCAGGATTCCGCGATCAATTCGATACCAAACAATGGCTAGCTTCAACAGCTATTGGTACTGTCGCGGGCGGTGTTATGGGCCCCATTTCCCATAGAACAGCCTCACCAGGATCTCAAGTTGTTGATTCAATTCACGAGGCAACTAAGCCCGCTCCCGTCGATCCTGCAGACACATTTGTTCGCCCAACAATAGACGCGGGTCATATTTCTGTTACCCCAGACACCCCCAAAATGGACGTGACGCTGCCCGAGGGCGTCAAACTTGACTTTGGTGAAGCAGAGACACCTTCCGTTGCCAAACGCGCTCTGATGGACTCCGAGAGTCCAAATGACCCCATTGCATTAGGGGACAGGTATTTTCCTCAACAAAGAGAGACTGTGGCACCATCGGAAACACAATCCATGGCCATGAACCCCAATGCAGAGCCACTTTGGAAAAACAACGGGACATGGAAAGAAACAGATCCTGATATTTCAGGAGTTGGAAAACTTGGCCCAGTACTGAAACCAGATAGTTATAAAGACAACTGGATCGGGTTGGTTGATCGGCTCAAGCTGATGAATGCCGGAGAAGCCCCCGAGGCTATTTCCCATCCTGAAATCGGTCCGATTGATGTGATCTGGGGTGACTACGACCCAACAAGTCAAAAGGGTCTTGGTTTGAAAAAGATCGTGGAGAAACACCCTGAAGTAATTAATGACTTACCTGACATTGTAAGATCCGCATCGATTATCACAAAAACAGACAATCGTATTCGGCTCGCAAGCAACAACAGACTGGTGGTTGTTCGTCTCGATTTTGACGGTGAAGCCAAAACATGGCTGATGACAGCATTTGAGAAAAAGGACCGGCATATCAAGGGTAGTACGGAGCGCCTTGATAGTCGCCAGGCGGACGCACACAGCTCCTCCGCCTTGCCGGCCGATCAAAGAATACCAGAAAAAGAAGTTAGCAACAAGGAAAGCCGACGCCCCACTGATACTATGGCGCGCAGTGGAGATCGCCAGGTGGACACATCCTCCACCTCGTCGACCAATCAAAATATGGATCTAGAAGCGCCAGAGGGCAAGCTCGAAACTGATCTGGCAGAAACGATCAAGACGCAAGATGAAGAGGTTCAGCCCTTTCTGTCGAAAATGCGATCAGAAATGAGAGGGGACTTACATCGACCGGAAAGTGGCATTCGGCCAGAGGAAGCCGTCGCCGTTCATGAAAAGAGTTTTAACCGCATCAAAGATCTCACAGATCGGCTTGCCAAGACAACAGGCGTTGTAGGTGTACGTCAAAAGGTCCTGAAATGGCCGGGCGGTCGATCCATGATGAATGTCTGGGGCACATTCCACACAAGCACCGGCATAATCAGGATGCGGGTACGAGACGACTTCAAGGTATTTGCCCACGAGGTAGGCCATCACCTGGACAAGAAGCTGGGAAAAGAATTCAGCGATCTGATGCGCTTGCACGCCATCGAAATCGAGCCGCTCAAATATCCGGGAACACCTGTAGGTCACGAACTGAGCGAAGGGTTTGCCGAGTTCTTCCGGCTTTATATGACTAATCCAAACTATGTCGCGCAGGAAGCCCCCCGTTTCACAAAAGCCTTTACGCGCTATTTGCAGAAGAATGAACCGGACATGCTCAAGGAACTGGTCGCCCTGCAAGACGCCTTTTACGAATGGCACCGCTTGCCATCTGATGAAGCCATCAAACGCACCATAGTTTCATCCAAACAGAAACCGCTCGTTGGGAAATTGCTTGATGAGGTGCGCGAATATGGCCTTGGTAACACCATCGCCGACTACCTGCATGATGCATACTTCCATATGCTTGATGCCAGACACCCAATCTACCGCCTGGAAGAGGCGCTGGTTCGAGCCTTCAATGACAATACCGGCAGAGCAATTGACCTGAAGGCGATCGACAGCCCCTACAAGCTGGCCAGAATGGCCGAAGGGGCTCGGTCTGGTGCCCACATGGATATTCTATATGGTGTTCATGGATATCATTCCCTCATTCCCGGTTCGGCCAGTCTGCGTGATGCCATTATCAAGGCTATGGGCGGCACTAGCGTATTCTCGAAATGGAATGATGGACGAATGGCTGGCTTTGCAGCTTACCTCAAGGCCAGACGCATTCTGTTTGAATGGGAACGCTTTGAAAATGGCAAAATCCCGAATGAACCGGACAAGATCTCCAAAGGCGATTGCCAGACCGCCATCTCCCACTATGAGCAGGAATTTCCGGAATTCATGGAAGCGGCTGACATGGTTTATGAATGGGGCAAGGCTTCCTGGAAACTGAAATTGGACGCTGGCCTGATCACTCCGGAGCAATATCGGGCAGGTCTCAAAATTCGCGACTATGTACCAATGAAACGAGTGATGGATTATCCAGGCGATGTTAGCCCCAAGGGTACAAATGCAAAAGGCCCGAGAGGGATGGATGCTCGCCAGATTGACCGTTTCGTTGGCTCCATGCGCGATACGATCAATCCTTTGGAAGCAATGATTGCGGACATGTATGAAACCCGCATAGCTATTGCCCAGAATGACATGATCAAAGCTCTTGATCGCTTGGCTATCCAAGCCGGGGACAATACAGGCGCTATTGTCGAGCGTGTTCCTGCCCATGAAATGAAACTTCTTTTGAAAACCAACCCGGTTGAAGACATGACGAGAGGCATGAGACAGGTCGGATATGGGGAACCGGAGATCCAGTCAATTCGAGATATATTTGAAGGTACATCTCTCGAAGATGTCCAAATCAAACATTTCAGGCCGCAGGTCACAACAGAAAAAGGGAATGTCCTAACGTTTCGAGATGGTGGAACCTTGCGTGCAATCCGGATTGCAGACGGGAAGAAGGGTGATCAGGTGATGAAAACCTTCCTGCATATGCAAGGAAGCGAAAGAAACTTTTGGGTCTCCATGCTGGCTTTCCCGTCACGAGTGCTGCGCGTAGGAGTAACCAGCGCACCAGAGTTCATTCTGGCCAACATCGTCAGGGACCAAACAATGGCGGCGATTTTTTATGGAAAGCCGTTCCAACGGGTGTCTGCTACCGCCAGCGGGATGAGAGATGAATTTTTAAGTCGTGATGCCGCCCGCATGTACAACCAGATGGGTGGTATCATGGGCGGGGAGAATGTTGCAGCCTTGCGCGACAGTGCCATGAAGCACGATCTCGATGCACTCCGTAAGAAGGGCTACGTCGCCCAATATCTTGGAACCAAAAACCCGATTGAACTCACAAAGGGACTGATGGGCTTAACCGAGGTCAGCGAGACGGCTACCCGTATAGGCTTGTTTCGCTCCTTTTACGACGAGGCAAAAGGACGGGGACTAGCCGACTATGAAGCAGCCTTTGAGGCTGCTTGGCGGGCTCGGGACCATATCGATTTTGACCGCCATGGATTTCAGATGGTTGGCCTGTCCCGTATCATTCCGTTTCTCAATGCCAGCCTGCAGGGCCTTGATAAGAGCGTTCGCCAGATGGTTACTCCACTGGCCAAGAAGGCAATGGGGCAGATTCTGACCGCTGAAGAAGAAAGGGCGTTACCACAGGCCGCTTGGGCATGGGCTCGCCTCTCAGCACTGATAACAGCAGGTACCGCGCTCCACGCCTTGATGCGTCAACATGACGAATATCATGAACTCAACGAAACAACCCGAGCCACCCACTGGATGGTCAAGTCCGGAAACAAATGGACAGCTATTCCCAAGCCGTTCGAACTTGCGGTGTTTCTCAACATTGGGGAAGCAACCTGGGATGCTGTAATAGGACAGGATCCGACAGCGTTTGAACGCTGGCAAGCCGGAGCACTTCAAGCGACATTGCCGCCCAATTTGCTAGAATCGAACCCCTTGTTGCGCACCTACTTCGAACGGAAATCGAACAAAGATTTCTTTTCTGGTGCAGATATCATCCCACAGGAACTGCAAGGCCTTGAACCCTATTTGCAGCAAACTGCAGCAACATCTTCTCTTTCAAAATTGCTTGGAGAAACTTTAGGCTGGTCGCCAATCCTGGCAGACAAGATCTTGGTCAATTTTGGCGGCGGTCTCGGTCGTTCGCTGCTTTCCATTTCTGACCTTGCCAGTGACAAGCCGGAGCAATCTGCCGATAATTGGCCCTTCCTACGCAGGTTTATCAAATCGGCGTCCAAGGGTTCGAGATCCGCTAACAAATTCTGGGAAAAAGTATCCAGCACGACAGGCACATGGGAAGCCGCGTCACGAAGTTATGATGCCATACCCGAAGGGCCAGAACGAGAAAACTATTTGGCAAGCCTGACTGAAGAACAACGCGTCTACATAGCCGCAAAGCATATGGAAGGAAAAGCGTCTCAGGCAAAAAAACTTCATCCACTTGATCGTGCGAGAAGAGCTATACTGGCGATATCAAAGCTTCGCAAAGATCTTGTAGATGACACGGTTACAGGAGCTGAGGGCGA